From the genome of Magnolia sinica isolate HGM2019 chromosome 12, MsV1, whole genome shotgun sequence:
tgaaaatcatggatTGTGAGCTTCagtttcgagatttggaggagatgggccaagttgtagaaaattgaaaaaaaaaaatcaaaaattcccactttcttgcaaattggttgcaatccttgtgtccaaacataaaatcaaacatgtatataacctgatctagtgattcttcttttgcttttgaatgtattgtctgtgtttccacacgtcttcttacatttataaattatatgaatatacttgcattaattcagttagacaatgcatagattaggaacccatacaaagaaaacctatcatGTGAACTTATTTTTTTACAATGGTTTGATTTATAATGCGTGTCGAtgtattttttaacaatcactgaagtttcattgaaaaattcgaccaatttccccatgtttccaacaacagtgatacattgcgcaatacaactgatatatcccatgtaaTAACCGATAAGtatatgtatcccaagggtgcaatacgtaacgagataccgatatttcgaacactggttctaAGGATGTGGATTCTTCTATGATTGTGTGGATTGCTACTGCAAGTGGATTGGCCAATCCATTGAATTTGTTGTAGTCAATCCTTAGGACTCGCGATCGACTAGTTCCTATTCTCATCATGATCATCACAATCATAGATTCATAGTCTTGTCCCAGCTATTAGAAGCTAGCTTTAAGGGTGTTGTTTTGCCTATCCATCCTATCTAAGGCCCTATTGTTGGTAAGTGAAAACCACCCTCCACATCCTCTCTCACCACCTCAATCCATGTTCTTTtaggctttatttatttatttatttttttttgaaaggttccATTTAAGCTTTATTTCCTATCTTATTTTTGAATTGGCAGTGCtgcccagtgttcgaaatatcggtattgtgttacgtattggttatcgcgcGGGACAtgtcgtttgtatcgggtaatttatcgcactttttgagaaacatggggaaacattgggaaagttgttggatttttcaatgaaacttcagggattgtttaaaaagaccttaatagatacttttaaatcataacatctcaaaaaagaagtgcacataataggtttcctgaactaatgcaactatattaaaattgaatgcataacatttagagtgtatgtgatgatcgtttcattaaacactcctaaatactttaaaattagtctcaatcgacagctggttgaagaaaatagttgaaaaaaaaaatattttaataaattttaaaatttcccaaaatttcccaaattgcttgcaatgttgcactccaaacatgaaatcaagcatatgtATGAGGGCtaatctattgatttgttaagtcctcgtCAATTTTTGGAGAATAAAAATCAtcttttaattaaaaattgattaaaatattattatttcttAAAATTTCCCTTTAattagctatcaattgagactaatttcaaagtatttaggagtgtttgataaattattcTCAATCGACAGCTGGTTGAGgggaattttttttgaaaataatattttaataaattttaattaaaaaatgatttttattttcgaaAATTGACGAGGACTTAACAAATCTATAGgttagccctcatacatgcttgatttaatgtttggagtgcaacattgcaagcaatttaggAAAAATTGGAAAACTTttgaatttttctcaattttccccaaatcggaccacctacactcaaatttcaaaattagagtgtatgtgataatcatttcatcaaatactcctaaattttttgaaattagtctcaattggcaGCTGGTTgaatgaaatttttgaaaaaaaatggagaatatgaagaaccaatggatatcgaaatcaacgctccaactccatgatttttcatgcaaaacatgaagaaccaatggatttataaccatttgacactaatttaacataatttgaataaaaaaagggattgaaaattgaaaatgctcactggattgaacatgtgggatgtatcagcactacctgtgcgtttcgtatcgcacaggtgggatgcaagatatatcgtgggatatatcagccgatatcatcgatatttaagaCATTGGTGCTGTCATCTCTTTTGTAATTGAAGTTGTCAGTCAATTCTAGTAATTTTGAGAAAACAACCAGTCTCCCACACAATGCATGTTGGGAGAGAGTGTCATTAGCTTATATCTTGGCTCATAAGGATATGCAGCTTGGCTTCTATGATGACAAGAGGTAGGATATCTTCAGTAGACTGACATCATTCTTCACCCTATAGTGAGTTGATGCCTTAGTCGCAGACACCTTCTACCTTTCCTGTTCCCACTTAGCACTACTGCTTCAAACTCTTGTGCCCGCTCTCACTCCATAGCCATTTATACTTGCTGGTGCTTCCTTGCTTCCATACCCAAATTTGCTGCCGCCTCCTCTCCTGCTTCATGCCACTATAGTTGATTTTTTGCTTGAAATTTGCTTCATGCTTTTTTATTTATGCTgtgttataacttgtaagttgtaactataTTTCAAAACAGTGTTTGCAGTTCTGTTGCTTCATTTTAAATGTATAAGCATCATAATTTATCCCTTTCATTATCAGAATTCAGAAAATGGAGACAAGGATTGCTAAAATCATGTGCAATAGTTGTATGCTCCGTATAGTTCTAGGCGATACCTACTTACAGTGGTTATCTTAATGTTGCAATAATTGAGTGCTGGCTTGAATTTTACGAAGGTGCCATTCTCCTTGGACCATTCAGGTAGTGATGCCTACCGTAGAAGCAGACGTTGCTTTTGGTCTTGGCAAGTTCGATTTGACCCCAGATGAAGTTAGAAGCAGAGTGAAAAATGCTTTAGAGGCTGTGGGCATGTCAGAATACTTGCGAGTAGGTTATGGAAATTTCATGCATCTAGATTTATAACCCTCTTGAAAATACGACTCTTACCAGACCTGCCTTCTCAGAGGCCTGTTCAAACTCTCAGTGGCGGTCAGAAACAGAGGGTTGCCATTGCAGGGGCTTTGGCTGAATCCTGTGAAGTGCTATTATTAGATGAACTTACAACATTTTTGGATGAAAACGATCAGgtatttttctagattatatcAATGGCTCAATGCATTTCACATCCTGGTGCACATATTCTTTCCAAGCATTGTGCCTTATTAATTTTACATTTCATTGTGTGGGTTATTTTTCACCTGTTGAATCATTGAATGGGTTTTCATGGTAGGTATTCATATCTATGAAAAGCTAGGATGTGGGTTTTTCCATTCCATGATGATATGTTTTGCTAATGAGGGATGGCATTGCTTCATACATTTCATTCTTAGATGCTTCAGGTGACCGATAAAGTGCCATTATACATTGAAGTTCTTTATTCACTCTTCTTGAATATCAATCTTAGCCTGGCATAAGCAGTCATCCCTACAATCTTTCTCCATTTCTTGGCTGCAACAGTGCGGTGTTTCCAGCTATGAAAGATATGGAAAGAAGCCAATTCAACTTATTTTCACAATGTCCATTGTACAGATGCGCAGGGACATATGTTCACCTGTAGATGAGTATTCAAGTGAACAAGAAAGGAAAATCATGTACACTCGCAAACACATTCATATTTTGCTCTAATGACGATTTAAACATATTCCAAATGACAtctctcaaaagaagaagaagaagaagaagaagaagaagaagaagaaagaagaaagaaaaaaataaaataaaaaaatccaaatggCACTTGTCCCAAAATTTAATGTTTAAACAATTCCTCTAAAGCTGAAAGTGATAGTTCTTTTGTCTAAATCATTCCTGCTCATGCGTGAGGGTAATGCATTAAATAAATGTGTTATCTAGATAGCAATCTTGTCACTATGAAGGGTGCATGTTCATCATTGACAGCTTTTCAACAAGGATTTTCTTTCTCTTTAAGTAGCTCTGATCACAATGTTGACCTGCATGACACCAAGTATTTCATCCGAAGAGTGCAATTCTTTCTGCAATCTTGAATGAACTAGCAAGACAGATAAATATTTATTAGTTCACTAAGGGCTCCTAGTTGAATTCATTGGTCTTGAGCCTGCAGTTAATAATATTTGGTACTTATGTGTGGGGTTAGCTAGGTTACAGGTTTCTCTACTTTTGGTTAATATCATAATAAGGGAAggtgatgcaggaccgatgcatgaaccaaataacatgtgagatcaagtagcagaattaagacaattaaccaaaaaacacaagcattgacataatcatcacgaatcccacggaaaccaaaagaacatcacgcatgatcctagcctaagttaccaacatTGTCATACAAGTtcattaaataaaaggaaattaggatctaatggatgtaggaaattagcataggatatagtctatttcaaagtagaaggcctaatacaacctagggtaaaaaattagggtttggtaatttaggaaagtaggaaaattaggaatttaggtttagggttagggttttgggaatggaAGAAAGGGATTTTGATATAAGGATGATAAAAGACCAAAAGGGGCAAGGTGTGACAGTACGACCAACCCGAAGGATTCACATGTGTGGCTGTACGGTCACACGTGCGGTGTGGGATGGACGggttaggtcggttagggtttgagATTGTGGATAGGTAAAGGAAAAATGGATTTATGAAAGGATGAAGACTTAGGATGGGAGAATCGAAGAAttcgaagaaaataccttgatggagggGAAGAGataagatggtgtggggatagacgGAGGCCTCGCACCTCCATTGATGAGGATTAGCCTCACACTAATCTCTATTCCAAATCGCATGGAGgcatcttcaaatcgcatgaatatggaagaagaaagcaagaactctctctctctctctctctctctctatctctctctcttttaatcacaaaatccaatgagggagGGGGTCACACCCacaccctcttttatagcttcaaaaaagttcaaaaattacaattaacaccctgttttgtgaattttgacgaaaataaccctagtctaactaaaatcaactaaaaacacccataatggtgtccaaacataacataaataaaactaaatcctACAAACTGATAAAAGCTGCAAAAAAACTAGTATAgacgatccacgatcaatggcccgatcatgtgatccattgACCCGATCGTTACGACCCTCCGatctaatggtctggatcactccataaagcaacccatgtgcatcttcccagtgtggcgTCTTCTAGatgcttgcacatgcacatggggttttCAACACAATCATGGATACTCCACAGGGAAATTGGtgcggcccgcctcctcctctaATACGTATGCAAgggtgtacgtgaagtgatgtcctcagtAGAAAGTGCTATAGAAAAATAAATTTAGCTGATTGCTAGTGACTGTTTCAATAACTAGGAAGGTTTTGGGAAAAATAAGTCATCCAATTGTGAAAATAAGATATCTATTCTATCTAAAGTTACTGAGCAAGAGGTTCCCTTGGCATGTTTATCTATCTCACTTTTGAGGTTTAGCTCTATAAATGCACATGATTGCTACACTTACATTATGgaaaatcctaaaatttaaaTTGTTCTTTGTTAGAATCCTTGGATATGATCATCTCATCATGATTTATCATTCTTCGGAGAAGATCAACACTTTTATAAGGTGAATAGTTGATAGTTGAAAGCTTGAATCTTGAAAGTGACATTCAATGTTAAATAATAAGTTAATAACATTGATTGATTAAAACTGAAGGTTGGAGGATGCGCTCCTTGTTcattgtgtgtgtgcgtgcgtgtggtttttgtttttattttttatttttaggtccaTGGAATTATTCTTGGCTCTCATTTCTCAAGCTCTAGCAAGTAGGGAAtacttattttaggggttgaaggGCTCGAGAAGAGAATGAGAGGAAGACATTGAAGGACTTCGATCGAGGTggtgagaagggatatgaaggcttattgatttttattttt
Proteins encoded in this window:
- the LOC131220701 gene encoding ABC transporter I family member 10 isoform X12 is translated as MDMCASRGQRALFSKIQITRCHSPWTIQVVMPTVEADVAFGLGKFDLTPDEVRSRVKNALEAVGMSEYLRRPVQTLSGGQKQRVAIAGALAESCEVLLLDELTTFLDENDQKGVIEAVKNSLGGPREVAALWVTHRLEELKYADGAVYMEDGRVIMHGDVPSVRLFLKEKQVGYADLSNS